The genomic window GCTCTTAAAATGGTAgcaatattaactttttttttacgaaagccattaatgttactttttttttttactaaaagaaaTTAATGTTACTTATGAAGCCTACTTTGTGTAAATAAGAAAACATAGTAGAATAGTTAAGTCATGAAACATTTCCacctaataattttttttactacattTGTGAATATTGTGAATTGAATGGTGTTGTCTTGATTAATCTCTAAAAGTTGAAAGTTATAATTTGATGAGTTTAAGGTCAATGGCTTGtttacttttttatgttttctgtttttattttcacttcAACTAATAACTagtataaaataacattttcccTCATCATCTTCTTTTGCAATTTCTTAAAGCAGATCtagcattaatatttttaaatgaaaatggcAAAACACtacttttcattattttttgaaatacaTTCTTCCTAATTTGTTCTTCTTCACTTTACTAAACGAGAGTCTCTCATCTCTATTagcaatttaaaataaaatgcattttataaaataaatgtagtTTGTTTTCTGCATATTATTACAATCAAAGAATACATATTCACACCAATTTTGTGTGCATGTCAATGTCATGACAATTATGGCCTTGTAGCAATAGTACCTTCTATttattaaagaataaaaagtagaaaatcctataaatacaatatatatgataaaagatTATAGCCACATTTTAAAATGTTGAAACGCTTGTTCAAAAATTTTTACCTACATTCTaccaaaaacaatatatattacatgcaatgtccctaccaactaatATATGTTCACTAGGACTCTCTCAATTATCTTTTACTCTCTAACTAAAATCACTCGAATTTTGGCTGAAAAAGGATCTCTTTCTATTATTAATtacttatcatatcatatataacATTAACATATGGTATTTTGACACACTAACACTCTCATATCATAATTtggtttctttttattttgcatCCATTTTTGTGGACCAGGATTCCCTACCGTAAGCATATGCCACAGTTTTATGCGGTAACAAATTTGAGTCATTGATTTAAGATTGGTCGGTTGATGTCACACCTTTATAAAATATGTACGAAATAATCTATGTCATTGGTTCACGATCGGACAGCCGCAGTTCGTTTCCCATTTTTGCTGTTTGCATTTTAATTAGTCCCAAATTAACAGAGCATCAAATCACATGATAAACAAGTAAaagcctattttattttttatgaacagcttataatttatttatacaatAGAAAACAGTACAGAACGTTTAATACTATTGTTAGCTAGTGTGCCATGCCATGCCCCACTGGAAAATAGTAGTAACTATGAAGACCTAAATAATGAATGTAAATTCATAATGTTTACTGTTCTAACATCAGAGCCTAGGATTTGACTGGCTCTTAATTTTGGCCAGAGCATTGATATCAGAATTGAAATTACTGATTTTAAGCTACTTCATCTCTTACAAATACACCTAACAAAATGAAATGCTATTCAATGTCTTTGAATTGCTAGCTAGaatatgaatgaatgatgaATGAATCAACTCAGACTCAGTTTCTTTCAGACTGCTCCAATCCAATTGAGTTAGCAACATAATTGAAATCTACAATATTACCCCATGTGTTGAACTTAAAATGAGTCATGAATATATGAAGAACACCACGTGGTCACAAATTGTTTGCAGGTTTTGGTGACAGAATAAGTGGTGACTCTTCTGAGGATGATAAAATTACCCTACTCATGGTCAGGCTCTATAAAAAGTTAAGTTAATTTAACTTCACTTAGATTATCATATACTTTTTGTATTTGCATGGTAAGTATTGTAAATTTTGTAATCATGATGTCAAATAAAATTGGGACCAGATATTGCTCTCAAGTGTTCTCTATTACCTATATAGATTCGAATTTCGTTTATAtaattctttcatttttgtGTAGTTCAATAGTACATTGATTGTCCTTTTCTAATATGTCTGCTTGGTTCTAGTGTGGTCCCAATTATCTGCCTTCCATATTAATTAGCTGCaaatttattacattttttaaaacccttcatatattcaatttttctatCAATATGTTTATCGTGATGCCAAACATTTACTATGTGCATGCTGGAATTTGTAATGAATTTGATAGAATCATGAAGAGGACTATGATTTCAAAAAATTCACTATGATACCAAACAAACATGCACGAACACAAATAGATAGACCTTCTATTCACATCTATTGGTTTATgttgagatgacccataaatcAAATGTCGTAAAATGTTGGGCGAATGTGTGGTGTCAAAGTTACTTTGGTTGCTCTTTGCCAATATGTTGTTCCAATCAACAGTTTGAAAGGCCCATAATTGGTCAAATGGTACACATTATCCGTAAATTCAATTGTAAATTCTCAATGAAGTTAGTGGTTGTCCATGAAAAATCTtgtgaatttataaaaaaaatgatattgagactaactcattcttacaaaatcaatttattaACTAGACTAATTAATTCTTATATTCTTAATCAATTTATAAGTTGAATGTTACTTTTTATAAAGTCGTCTCAAACTTCATCTCTTTCTATAGATATAGTAGGAGTTAGATTTTTCCGGTAAAATTTTCATCAACTTGATAATGTGTTGGATTAGAATTATTGAAAGAGACAGATATGTCATTTTAGTTTAAGTTCCTCAGATGGTTTTATTTAAGGTCAAGACATTTTCAGACACCAGCATGTGATATACTGTAGAAACTAATTAATCCTCTATAATAAGACCCCGTGTGTTTGATCTTTAATCTAACAAACTTGGTTTCTACAATTTCAAATAATTGGATGTGTGTGTCATGGTAATTGACATGAGAACATGACCATGCATTAGTTCAATCTCAATCTATTTTGAAAACTAGCTTAATGTCCGTTATATGGCTTTGCATCGTGCATTATGAAATATGAACGTTCtgtacattattattattataatgaataaTATATACTATCTTTTTTAATTGAACACATGAGGTCATCTATAGCTAGATTCAGTTGCAGCAGGATGCGCAAAACTTTGTAGATTCGCCCTTACATCATTCTTGCTCCCCTCTTACACTTCACCTCCATATTTTATTAGCACTATTTGATGTCTATCACATGGGAGAGGATTGGTTATGTGGATGGATTTGGATTATGTGTTCTGACATCTCTTCTACCTTAATTTAACGGTTGagattgtaaagaaaaataaagtggTCTAAATAGAGAAACAACAACAGAGATCCTACGATTGTTATTGGTGCAGGACAGACAACAGAAGAAGGTCAataggagaggatccaaatatCTTGTGGATGTGCCTTAATTCGACGTCCTTTTAGTGCAATCTTATCCACATATCCAGGAGAGAGAGTAAAGGTGATTGAATTTTAATGGGGAGATCTCTCATTGCTCCCCCTCAAGTGAAAATCCACATCGGAAGGAATCATTTCTCCTAtcatacaaaaatatatatattcggATCACAATAGTCAAAACTGTATGCATTTATGTAGTCAGAAATAATTTAACTATTTGATTAAATCGAAcgatttatattaaaaaagaaaaggctacttttaattttgattaagaTTTAACTATTCGATTAAGATCTTCTCTGACTACAAGACTGTATGTAGTTTTGATTGCATACaatctaaataataaatatcttcaaaatttgaaaaatactaaaatagtaCTTAAATATGATATACTAAAAATCAATATCTACTAGTGCCAATCCAATCATATACTTTCAATTAACTAGGATGTATTCCTTCATTCATTTtcttgtatatatttattttgattattcaAAGTTCTATATTATTATATCTTATGTTCTTTGTTTGAGCTAGCCCTTGAGATTTGCATTTTGAAATACCAAGTGAAGTCAAAACACAGACAAAGGGTATCTAGCTACAAGATGAACCAGATGAGCACCTCTAGTTGTAAGAGCCGTTAGATTCGAACATGACAAGATATAGGAAAAGGAGCGTCTGTTATGGTCATAATACTTAAATTGAAGGCATGGTAGGGTCTTAATGGGGCAAGCCAAGCCATACTTCACAACAGGACATATAAATTCAAGCATTACATTTACATTATAGCACAAAAGTTTTTTCATAGAGAATATATATGTCTCATAGTACTGTCTGGGTATACATAAAAGGTTATGCtttgaattttaaaaacatcCATTATTGACTATGGGAAGAAACTGAAATCAAATAATTGCTAAAGGTCGACCCCATTCCCCTGTTTATgtaaattatccaaacaaataATAAGAGACACAAAAATGGAGGACATGTTTGCATGCATATGCCCTTTAATGTGTAGGCCTAAtagatataaataaaatttggtacATTTTGTGATGATGTCAAGCACAGAATCTAAAATTGTAAATGATCGACTGAAGACAAGTTTCACTTGTGTTTTTTATGCACATTTGGATTCTTTACTTTAttggtccaaaaaaaaaagcttacatagaaaaatattattttaaaagaaaaagagtattTCCttgtgtaccaaaaaaattgtaTCTCCTTAAAATCAAGTTAAAAAAACATGACTCTATAGTACATGAACCAGCCATTTCGCCAATTGATTTGATTCCCTCATGTCTAACACAATTGAGTTTAGTGCGTGAATGAAAAATGGGGTTGAGCTGGGATCCATATATGTTGGTCAGGTCAGTCGGAAGGTGCAGAAATAACTAAAACTGAATGCGGAAAGTATGGAAAAACATCTCGTATAATGTATTTAACTAGAAAATCGATTATGCTTCTGTGGAAGTATCTACTCATTACAGAATCTCAAAAAAAGTGAACTACACGCAGGGAGGAACAGAGTCTACGCTACGGAACATATGTTGGGGGGGCTTAAAAATGGCCATTTAATTGTTTGAAAtgaaaaatgatgatgatgtattTGAACTTTTTTCAGCTACGGAACATATGTTGGCAGAGGGTAATTTGTTCACGGAAAGGGCCTCAGTGACATTTGTAATATGGACCATTGTATGATTTTGTTTGTCCTGTTGGAAAATGttagaaaagaaagagagatcAGAAGAGTATTAAGAATATGAACTTTCATAAAGAAATTCTATTGAGTCATGAAATAGGAATATAGCTGATTAGTTTTATAACAATAACAGATAAAAACAAACACATTGGGTTGCATGTGGTGTCATTTTCTTAACTAGAGTTCTCAAGTTTGGAAGAGAAGGAACTTTCTCATGGCAGAACCCAAAAGCTTTCCAACTGAATTCAAAGGGGAAAATGAGCATCACAAATTCACAATAATGCATGCATacacatataaaatatattttgccaCAAAATTCACAAGGTAAtgattttgataaatttatgTGTGTCTTTCCCTTTGCTACTGGCATCGATCACATGCATGATTTTTCATGTATACAATGCCATCAACAAGAAATTAAAGCATAGAAAAGGTAGTGGACCTTTCCATAAGTACAGATTCCGTCTTCCTACTTTAGACAAAGTGATAAGGGTAAGAGCAAGGGTTAGGTAATAATGTAGGCATAGCagttttattttgtaacaagatAAGGGTATTCTTGCATTATTATTTGTACTACTACATTTTTATGGGATTCAAGtaataacaatatatatatatactccaaTTTTTATGGAGTATTGAATAAAACTTTGATTCACTACCAATTTAACAAATGTTAAATATACAGTTGTtagtttaaccttttttttatacaaagaGACCGGAGTCCAAAAAGAAACTAAATAGACACTAAACGAGGGATAATAATTCTCATGACCTCAACTAACAATAAAGAACTAATTTAAGCTGGACAATGCTCATAATAAGTCAATTCATCCTCTTGATAGCATCTCATGTATGTCAAAACATCTGCATACCGATTAGCTTCACGATACGTGTGACACATCCTGATCTTCCAATCTAAAGCAAGCAATCTTCTAATTTGATTCATTAACCGCCAACCAACCACAATTCCCATTCTATTACTATTCAAAGTATGcacaacaattttaaaatctacCCGAAGCTCAATCTTTTTAAATCCACTATCCCAAACGAATTTCAAATCTTCTGAAATGCCGCCAAACTCATTAACAAAAGataatttcattaataaaaGACCATCcataaatcaaaattcaaaacacatAAGTTATTGCGGATAACACACTATTgatccatcatcatcatcatcatcatcatcatcatcatcatttatgCTTGTACTCTCTAACTTATCCATTATACTCCAAGTTTTTTCAAAACAAACACAATGTTACCATTTACCAACATATTTTTGGATGAGTAAGTAACATGTTATGATTCTCCTCTAAAAAAAGAGTTAAATTTtgaaatccttttttttttatgaaattttgaagTTATCCATTTAAAAGATAGTTCAACTTAATtgtaaaaaatcaaatatcttaTTGACAACTAAAGGATTAGTCTTATTATATCGAGTCCATAAAACATAAATGAGTGCAAGAAAGTCAAAGACTCCATAAACACATTggataatatataaaaatcgaatatgttaattttattttatttttttggtgaataatatgtttaaattttttgtcaaaaaattaaaataaaaactcccatttaaaatttatttgttttagttgttcattaaaaaaaaacaattgggccgaatcAGGTCCAATAGTTCGTAAGTCATGGACTGGACGAAAATTGGGCCAACCCAATTACAAAAGTAATGAAAGCAAGAAACATCGGTAGCAATAGCAAAATGACAGAGATCGTAGCGAGGAAGAGAAAAATGGGagacagaaaagaaaaaaatgccCCAAAATGGCCTTCCATCAAACCCAAAAACAATCTTCACGTTACTCCTTTGCGAGATTTCGATCTCTTCACGGTTACTATTCCACCCTTATTTTCTTctctcattctttttttttttttagccaatttttacttatattatttgtGAATAATTctaattttgatgatttttcgGTTCAAGAATTCAGGTTCAGAATTTTTTCTCATCTGCTGAATCAAAAGCATTCATTGAAACTGCTGAAGGAATTGGTTTTGCTCATCAAGGAAGTTTAGGTCCAGCTAAAGGTGAAGCTTATAGAGATAATGATCGAATCTCGGTGAATGATGCTGTTCTTGCTGATTCAATTTGGGATTCTGGACTTAACAAACTGTTTTCTGATATAAGAATTCGAGGGAAAGCCGCTGTAGGTTTGAATCCAAATATTAGATTATATAGGTAGGTTCTTTTTTATGCTTTAGCAATTAGCATATACAAGTGTTTATTGTGTAGTAGTATAAGgacatgtttggattgacttatttgagcttgtATActtgcataagcacttgtgagactgttcgAGAGAGTTCGGTGATTGTTTATGACATGTCAATAAgtttgttttcagcttattttcataagctctccatgatagcttatgaaaacagcgtatagcttatatgaaaatatttttattttttatttatcttttgttatagaaattaTGCATAAACAcgaaattaagttgtttatccaagaTGGGCCTAAGGACCTGTTTGGATCGACTTATTTGAGCTTGTATACTTGTCTAagaacttgtgagactgttcgAGAGTTTGATGATTGTTTTTGGCTTGTCGATAAGTTTGTTTTCTGCTTATGAAAACAGtgtatagcttatatgaaaacattttgattttattttatcttttgttatagaaattaTGCATAAACACGTAagtaagttgtttatccaagaTGAGCCTAAGTTTTCAGTATGTCTTAGAAATGAGTTTTGGGCCTAActctcaaccctacaaaaccggcttgtaaggtgaggattgcctctagtttataaacacttagtcaggccatctctcaaccgatgtgggacttcttaacagtaTGCTATAGCTTTTTTTTGGAACATTGCATTTTGTTTATGTTGTCTTAATCAATTGAAAATTCATCGGATATCTTTAAATTTGTCATGCATTTTTGTATTTCAGGTACAAGGTTGGTCAAAGGTTTGGAAGACATATTGATGAAAGTAATGATCTTGGAGATGGAAAAAGGACTCGTTATACTTTGCTTGTTTATTTAAGTGGTGGACCTGGTGAACTTAAATCAAAGGCTAAAAATGATTCCAATAAACCTACAGATTCATCTTTTGATCGTTTAGTTGGAGGAGAAACAGTGTTCTATGGTTCAAGAAATAGCATTGTGGCCGAGGTagattttttattctattctatTTTTGCAAAATACGTGTTGATGTTGCTTGATGGAAGTTTTGGGGCATGACTATTTGTCCCGGGTGTTGATACAATATTGATTTCATAGGTTGCTCCCATTGAAGGGATGGCACTGTTGCACATTCATGGAGATAAATGCTTGTTGCATGAAGCCAGAAATGTTACAAAGGGTGTCAAATATGTGTTTCGTTCGGATGTTGTATTTGCTTGAAGAATGGTTCGTGTCTTCTATCAGATAATCTCTGGTATATTCTTTTTCTGAAGGCTTTCTATATGTTAGCTTATCACTTAAAAATATTCTGTATGCATTTTTATGCCGCAGATAATGTACTGTTATATACAAACAAAATCTGGAAGTTATGGTGAATAACTAACGAAAAAATCCGGTTACTTAAATCAGCTGCCCACTCTGAATATTATTAAAAAGCGCAGTCTAGTACTATAATATAAAGATCCTGTTACTTGAACAGTATGAGTATTTATGAATTCAATTGTTCCAAAATTTAGGAATTACTTTTTAATCGATACTTGAAGTTGAATAGCATGGGAAGCTGTTGTTTTTTATGATGGTATTTTCTGTTATTTCTTGATATTGGTTTGTAGCAATGTTTCTTGCTTGTTTATCCATCCCATTCCCATctacaatgttactgatcagtTTTAATTTAACAATTCGCTGACACTCTTATGAGATGTTTATATGTTTATGTTATTTCTAACTATGCTGCCACTTGTGTCCTGTTTAGATTTAAGTTTATAGAACCTTATTAGGTTATTACAATACCCTGAACACTAAAAGACATTTTCCAGCATTAAATTCGTTTAGATTTTAAACTATTGAAAACATTTTGAATCACTCTTCTCAAGTGTAAGACATCATTAAGCTGAGCCTTGACTAGAACTTCTCAAAATCTTGTTTGCAGTTtgaaattcatatatatatatattgtatgaaTGCTGCATATTCTTTAAATTTTGGGGGATAACATTAGTTTTTACACCCGTAATCATTCATAGAATGGAAGTGGCTTGGGATCTGTCAACATGGAATGGGAGACTCAGTTACAAGATCCCAACCTCAATAAGAATTAAAGAAGTGTTTAAAAGTTAGATGATGGTGTAATATTTGGAAAACAATGTTTTACAATAACTCTTGCTTTGGTGCACAAATGAACAATTTTCTTATACCATTTCTTGAAATGAGGTATACAATACAGGcataaaattacatttatttcAACACAAGTAGTAACAAGTTTATGATAATATAGTAAATAACTGAAGTGGTGCAAAGACAAAAAAGAATCGGGACAAATTAGTCTCTAAAGTATCTCAATTCACAATCCTGCATTTAAGTCTCACTTCTCCATTATCAGAGCCTCTTATATTTCCAAGTTTCAGCATTGAAACTGCAAactctttgaaaaacaaacTCTGGTCTCTTGCAAATGCTTCAACAATCCATCTAGTTCTGTAATCACCAACAAGTGACTGATCGGAGGAAAACACACCTTTTCCAGCCAGCAGTTGTTTGTAATAGTCATTATCAAACACTGATGCTGTTGAGTCCAGGAATTGTCCTGCGTTTGGGTTGTTGTTTGGTTTTGGACATTTCTTGCTTAggtctagtgcaaattcagtgTTCAACCTTGGATCAATATGATGCAATGAGCTGAAATTATGAAGACGAGCCTCAAAGGAAGAACAATGTGAGAAGCCCAGAGTGTGTCCTCCAGATAAAGTCACCATATCTTTAACTCCCAACCCTCTCTTAGCAAAGCTCTGAATGAGTTGACCTACATTCAAGGTTGGGGCCGGTAGGTTGATGGTATCAGATGCCTTTGATACCTTTCCATCTTTCCTTCCTTTTAGTACTTTCCAATAAGGACCTCCAGACTGGCGGAGCAAATAAGAAATGTTAATAAATAACTTACCTCAAGATATGCTAATGTTCCACAGATGGATCattatgcaaatatataaatatcaaTACCCAACATACTAAATAGATTGGAcgaaattttgtcaaaaaaaataaaaatagattggactaaattaaaatttatatgctACTCAAGAATTTCAGTAGTGAGTGGTTATATTGCACAGAAATtctaaatatttcattttgaatGTCTTGGATTCTTTTATGGAATATTTAGTGAGATTGCCAAATATATCTAGTCTACATAGAGGCATCTAGGATACAGTTATTTGATAGAATGGCTCCCTAAAAAGAAGTACCAAGAATTTTGCGGGTCTAAACTAGCTCAGAGACATAGATATTACCATGGCCACCACATCTCTTGCTAAAATAGCAAGTATATCAGCACAAGAAACAGTGCCTGGGCAAGCCAACTCAAGCTTTGCTTTAGCCTCATCAATTACATAGAACGATTGAACTGAGACATTAGGAGGGCCGTCTTTCTCTGCTTGGTTACTGGTAGTTGAGTCCAGCAATATCGATGCATCACAACCCTATCATTGAACATTAGCCATTACAAGTTTACAAACCCATTGGTCAATAAAATACTTCACCAGCATGAATATTgcatgatgttttctctctaggcctcccatgtatcttttataccccaaatattccaattttgcccttgctaaaaacttcggttcgcagacaccgaagttttttctagttcaaattcagggaaaattcggttaacagaaaccgatttttttttttttcaaggcaaaaaaaattcggttcgtagcaaccgaagtttttattgaaggacaaaaaagtaaaacccagggggggggggggagaaCCAttggggggcctaaagagaaaacatcatattGCATGTGTGTTTTGAATGAGATTGAGAGATCATACCCTTATGAAACAGTCATGGAAAAACATCCTCAAAATACGAGCTGGGACTTTTGGATCATGGATAGAAGCATTAAGAACTGTCTctgaaattattttttccaattGTGGACATGTTTGGTCATAGTAATGAGCATGAAGTTCAGCTTTAGATAATGAAAATAATGCTAAAAGCAGGAAAATGATTGGAAAAGTGTTTTCTGCTGGTAATTTGATAGCCATAATGATAAACTAGGTAATAACTCGCAACTGTAGAATGCGGGTTAGATGAGAACATCATGGAAAGATGTATTAGGGTATATATAGAATTGACGTGAACaatttcatcaaataaaataCATGCTAAACTCAGATTTGTTGTACTTTTAAGTTACTCAAAGTTTGGAATATTAGCCTAGAAGTACAGAATTTAAAATTCCCCTTTGTTCTGCTTTAACACCTGGCTAGTATATCAATCCACCAATACATATGTCTTCAGCAATCAACAAAATATACAGAACAATTTGATAGCGACTATGCCAAGGGCTacatttataatttagtcaattatgatatattaataaatatttatctttaaatGAGATGATTCAAAGGTTTTACTATTTTCCTTGTAAAAATAGGTTCTTACTCATTCAGGTGTACTGCACAAAAAAAGTACATTATAATGTTAGGTAACATATTGCTTCCAGAATTGCTTCTGTTGATGCATACCTTTCAGGATAGTTGAGTTGTATAGGTAGTTGACGAGGGATAGTTGATTTTGCACTGAAAATTTTCCATCTAATTTGGGCGGTTTATTAAAAGAAATCAgaccattgtttttttttggtcaggaaTCAGACCATTGTTATTACATTACATCATACCAAAT from Trifolium pratense cultivar HEN17-A07 linkage group LG1, ARS_RC_1.1, whole genome shotgun sequence includes these protein-coding regions:
- the LOC123899039 gene encoding uncharacterized protein LOC123899039 — its product is MTEIVARKRKMGDRKEKNAPKWPSIKPKNNLHVTPLRDFDLFTVQNFFSSAESKAFIETAEGIGFAHQGSLGPAKGEAYRDNDRISVNDAVLADSIWDSGLNKLFSDIRIRGKAAVGLNPNIRLYRYKVGQRFGRHIDESNDLGDGKRTRYTLLVYLSGGPGELKSKAKNDSNKPTDSSFDRLVGGETVFYGSRNSIVAEVAPIEGMALLHIHGDKCLLHEARNVTKGVKYVFRSDVVFA
- the LOC123899029 gene encoding peroxidase 66; amino-acid sequence: MAIKLPAENTFPIIFLLLALFSLSKAELHAHYYDQTCPQLEKIISETVLNASIHDPKVPARILRMFFHDCFIRGCDASILLDSTTSNQAEKDGPPNVSVQSFYVIDEAKAKLELACPGTVSCADILAILARDVVAMSGGPYWKVLKGRKDGKVSKASDTINLPAPTLNVGQLIQSFAKRGLGVKDMVTLSGGHTLGFSHCSSFEARLHNFSSLHHIDPRLNTEFALDLSKKCPKPNNNPNAGQFLDSTASVFDNDYYKQLLAGKGVFSSDQSLVGDYRTRWIVEAFARDQSLFFKEFAVSMLKLGNIRGSDNGEVRLKCRIVN